A genome region from Pseudorca crassidens isolate mPseCra1 chromosome 20, mPseCra1.hap1, whole genome shotgun sequence includes the following:
- the LYPD4 gene encoding ly6/PLAUR domain-containing protein 4 produces the protein MGPQHLSPVQLLCLLGAISTLPWAGALLCYEATSSLFRAVDLHNWQWLLMRSMVCKLNEGCEETLVFIETGTRRGIVGFKGCSPASSYPPQVSYLVSPPGLSIASYSRVCRTYLCNNLTNMDPFVKLKAKAPKTLASSSHSCPTCVGEHSKDCLPNFVTTEACPNNATECYSSTLKFQAGYLNTTFLLMGCARENTDILSHFHHIGSIRVTEAINILEKAQFAGAEPSSGRPAWGILLGLLFAFRD, from the exons ATGGGACCTCAGCATTTGAGCCCCGTGCAGCTGCTCTGTCTCCTAGGGGCCATTTCCACTCTGCCTT GGGCTGGAGCTCTTTTGTGTTATGAAGCAACATCTTCCCTCTTCAGAGCTGTTGATCTCCATAACTGGCAATGGCTTCTGATGAGGAGCATGGTGTGTAAACTGAATGAGGGCTGTGAGGAGACGCTGGTGTTCATCGAGACAG GGACCAGAAGGGGAATTGTGGGTTTTAAAGGCTGCAGCCCAGCTTCATCTTACCCCCCGCAAGTCTCCTACCTCGTTTCGCCGCCCGGATTGTCCATTGCCTCCTATAGCCGTGTCTGCCGGACATACCTCTGCAATAACCTCACCAACATGGATCCTTTTGTGAAACTCAAGGCCAAGGCTCCTAAGACTTTAGCATCTTCTTCCCATAGTTGCCCAACCTGTGTGGGCGAGCACTCCAAGGACTGCCTCCCAAATTTTGTCACCACCGAGGCTTGCCCCAACAATGCTACTGAGTGTTACAGTTCCACCTTAAAATTTCAGGCAG GGTATCTCAATACCACCTTCCTCCTCATGGGCTGTGCTCGTGAAAACACCGATATTTTATCCCACTTTCACCATATTGGCAGCATCAGAGTGACTGAGGCCATCAACATCTTAGAGAAGGCCCAGTTTGCTGGTGCAGAGCCCTCTAGTGGGAGACCTGCTTGGGGCATCCTCTTAGGCCTTCTGTTTGCCTTCAGGGACTGA
- the DMRTC2 gene encoding doublesex- and mab-3-related transcription factor C2, producing the protein MEPNEMPAVHHCPSDSATGGETRAPQGGELVPRRVVSRSPTCARCRSHGVTAHLKGHKRLCLFQACKCHKCVLVLERRRVMAAQVAQRRQEEAQLKRHLARGQMRKGAAPPKAPSSVKKGVTQPRLHPAKENIAPQPQTPHRAVPLALTPPEKNSQGPLLLSCPPEALPLPRTPVPPGPLATGHWLPPGLSVPTPVVCRLLCQEPAVPLHPFPGFDRGTALWLPTHGPLPACSGSRPILMAPLSGESQGPSTLPHTCSTLKLQPCGTPDPLLLQPQAPRASRLDWTSDPSEWQLQWEAAEALMGLKDSFQAPRLTPSGPSNHAWISLRHPCGPPAPAEEGGFQPVVPSL; encoded by the exons ATGGAACCCAATGAAATGCCTGCTGTCCACCACTGCCCCTCAGACTCTGCCACAGGGGGTGAGACTAGAGCCCCCCAGGGCGGGGAGCTCGTCCCCAGGAGAGTTGTCAGTCGCTCTCCAACGTGCGCCCGCTGTCGCAGTCACGGTGTCACTGCCCACCTCAAGGGCCACAAGCGCCTCTGCCTCTTTCAGGCTTGCAAGTGTCACAAATGTGTCCTCGTCTT GGAGCGCCGAAGAGTCATGGCTGCCCAGGTGGCCCAGCGTAGGCAGGAGGAGGCGCAGCTGAAGCGGCACCTGGCTCGGGGGCAGATGAGGAAAGGGGCGGCTCCTCCCAAAGCTCCCAGCAGTGTCAAGAAGGGAGTCACTCAACCAAGGCTCCACC CTGCAAAGGAGAACATAGCACCCCAGCCTCAGACTCCCCATAGGGCAGTCCCACTGGCACTGACACCCCCTGAGAAG AACTCCCAGGGGCCTCTGCTGCTCAGCTGTCCCCCAGAAGCCTTGCCTTTGCCCCGGACTCCAGTGCCTCCAGGCCCTTTGGCCACTGGACACTGGCTGCCTCCAGGCCTTTCCGTACCAACCCCAGTGGTGTGCCGCTTGCTATGCCAAGAACCTGCTGTCCCTCTGCATCCTTTCCCTG GCTTTGACCGTGGCACTGCCCTCTGGCTGCCCACTCATGGGCCCCTCCCAGCCTGCTCAGGATCTCGCCCAATACTGATGGCTCCTCTTTCTGGAGAATCCCAAGGGCCCTCTACCCTGCCCCACAC ATGCTCGACTCTGAAACTTCAGCCCTGTGGCACCCCAGACCCGCTTCTGCTGCAGCCACAG GCCCCCAGAGCCTCTCGCCTGGACTGGACCTCTGACCCCTCAGAGTGGCAGCTGCAGTGGGAGGCAGCCGAGGCTCTTATGGGACTGAAAGATTCGTTTCAGGCTCCCCGCCTGACCCCTTCTGGTCCTTCCAACCATGCCTGGATTTCCCTGCGCCACCCCTGTGGCCCACCAG CTCCTGCTGAAGAAGGAGGATTCCAGCCTGTTGTCCCCTCTCTCTGA